ACGACACCCAAACACAACGCACCATCGAACCCCACCACCTTTTTTACTACCACGGTGCATGGGTACTGATAGCGTGGTGCCACACACGACACGACTGGCGGCAGTTCCACCTTGCCCGCATCACCAAACTTACACCAACCCGGGAAACCTTTTCACCACGACCAGAAACAGAATACCAACACTGCATTAACCAAAGCTTTGGCCTTTTTCAAGGCGACAACATCCAGCACGTGACCCTGCACTTTGCCCCAGAACGGAGCCGCTGGATACGCGAACAACAATGGCACCCCGCCCAAACCACACACCATCACCCCAACGGCAGCGTGGAAATAACCATTCCCGTCGCAGACCTGCGCGAAATAAAAATGCGAGTGCTCTCGTTTGGAGCCGACGTGGACGTGATCGAGCCTGAAGCGCTGAAAATAGAAATTGAACGCGAAGTCGAAAAAATGCACAAAAAATTTAGTTAACCCAGAGCCCTGCCACATTTTGACAGGGTGAGTATGCGATATACCCCGCAGACAACGTAAAAAAGGCGGAAGCGTGCCTGAAAACCTGATCATTGCCGTAGACGTCGAAACAACAGGACTTTCCCCCGCATACGGCGCGCGAGTTATAGAAGTAGCCGCCGTAAAAATGCGAACAGACGGAGAAATAGTGGAAACATTCAGCACATTCATCAACCCCGGCGTTCGCATCCCCCAAACCGTGACAAACGTTCACGGGATCACGAACGCCATGCTGCACGGACAACCAACACCACCGCAAGCATGGCAACAGTTTGCCGACTTCATCGAAAATCACACACTCATCGCCCATAACGCCCAATTTGACATGCGCTTTATCCGCCACGAATACCAACTCCTGAAAATACCCTTTACCAATTATTGCCACTGCACCCTGAAACTCAGCCGCCAGAAATATCCCGAACTAGGAAGCCATGCACTCGAACACCTTGCACGGCATGTACTCGGCACATTACCACCAAAAACCAAACTCCACCGCGCGCTGAGCGATGCCATGCTGACCGCGATGGTGTGGGGAAAGATGAGGAGGGAAAAATGAAAGCCGAGCGCTACTCGGCTTTATCCCCGCGTGTGCGGGGAGGTTACTTCAAGATGTGCTCTCATTCGAGAATATACTGGTTCATCCCTGCTACGCAGGGATCGTTTGCATATTACACTAACTTGAGTATGAGTCAATAACACATACACGGCATTTTCTCATACGAGACTATACCTTGACAATTTTATACAGGCACCCTATTGTCGTGAAAAACGAAAGGAAGTGCCTATGAATTTTGATCATATTGATTCATTGGTTCGTTCAGCAAACAATATAAGCGCGAGTGGTTTGGTAGCACTCGCACTTATAGTTGCCTTAGCTGGTGTATGCGTGGGTTTAATCTCTGTGTGGAAAAGGTAATGCGATTACATTATTTCTGGGCGAAAACTACTGAAGATGACTTACCGGGTGTGTCAGTGCACCAGCACATGCTCAACGTTGGTGGTGTTGCCCGGTGCCTAGCGAATGCCTCGCCAAACCTGCTGGAGCGTTTTGGCATAAGCCCTTGTCAAGCAGGGGCACTGGCAGCGCTCCATGACATCGGTAAAATAACTCCTGGCTTCCAGTGTAAATGTGAAGGCTGGCTTATAGAGAACAGTTTAGTGGATATTGGGCGCAAGCATTCCTGGCAAAGTGAGACCGAATCAGATCACGGTAAGGTTTCTCAGGGTGCTCTTCAGGATTTTCTGGTTACGCTTGGATTGCCGAGGCGAAACGCATCATATATAGCAGCTGCTCTTGGTGCCCATCATGGGAGGATAAAGCAACAACCGAGTGGACGAAGTATTCCACTGGCTGAAAATGATGGCATCGGAATTGACTGGAAAGGTGAGAGGCAGCGCTGTGCAGAGAAAATTTTAGCAGATTTCCATATTAAAGATGTTTCCGGTTTGGAGTCTTTCGATGGTGACAGTGTCGCCACTTGGTGGCTCGCTGGTTTAACGACGGTTTCCGACTGGATTGGCTCTGATAAACGTTTTTTTCCAACTGAAAAAGAGAAAGAGTTATTTGATTCAGGCCCCAAAGCCAGTGAAGCCTTATCTGCTATCTCCTTTATTCCGGCCAAAATTCAAGGTGGGCTGTCGTTTTCCGAAATATTTGGTTTCTCCCCGAATGAAATGCAGGAAAGAGCAATTGAAGCCATTGCAGAGCCAGGTGTCTATGTTATTGAGGCACCCATGGGCATGGGAAAAACAGAAGCAGCACTTGGCGCGGCATATCAACTGTTGGCCTGTGGTAAAGCCAACGGACTGTACTTTGCTTTGCCAACCCAGGCAACCAGTAACCGCATTCATCTGCGCATCAATGAATTTCTCAGTAAAATAGCTCCCCATGAGGGATCAAGTCGCTTGATACATGGGCAATCATGGCTCATGCAGAGTGAAGTTGAGTTTGTTCCGGCTGCGACCGGTGTTAAAGGCCAGCACGCGGAAGATGCTCGCAGTGGACATGACTGGTTTGCTTCAACGAAACGTTCGCTGCTGGCAAGCTTTGGTGTGGGGACCATTGACCAGGCTCTTCTTGCCGTCGTAGCAGCAAAACACTTTTTTGTCCGCTATTTTGCTCTTGCGGGCAAAGTAGTGGTGTTGGATGAAGTTCACTCCTATGACCTCTACACGGGAACCTTGATCGATGTGCTGGTCTCAACCCTGGAACGTCTTGGATGTACCGTCATTATTCTTTCCGCAACATTGTCCGGGAAGCGGCGTTCTCAATTGCTTCTCACAACAGGAGGCTCAGATGCCCATAATGCTCCCTATCCCCTGATTTCTGGCAGAAACCGTTCTGGCAGTATTTCACCCGTGGCAACCCTTCCGCCACCTTCACGAACAGTCAATGTTGAATTTACAAGCAATCAGTCGGGCATGGAGCAGGCTCTTGTCATTGCGTATGCTGGTGGGACGGTTTTGTGGATTTGCAACACCGTAGAATCAGCCCAAAGTCAATATGGCAAGATTTGCGAACACGTGAAAAATGATTTTCCGGTTGGCTTGCTCCACTCCCGTTTCCCCTATTGGCGTCGTGAGAATCTTGAGGAACTCTGGATGGAACGTCTCGGTAAGGGTGAAGACAACCGCTGTGGGTGCATTTTGGTTTCAACCCAAATAGTCGAGCAAAGCGTTGATCTTGATGCTGACTTGCTGGTAACCGAGCTTGCCCCTACCGATATGTTGCTTCAGCGACTTGGGCGTTTATGGCGACACCCAAGAGGTAATCGGCCAGCAGAGGCAATAGGACCGAAAGTCTGCATCATTGACGAGACAGCAACTCTTGAAGAGCTTCGCGTAATGCCACCGAAGGAAATTGTTAACGCACTTGGCAATAAGGCCAAAGTTTATGCACCTTACATCCTTTTGCGGACGCTAGAGCTTTGGAAGAAGCTTCAAAGTGTCGAAATCCCATCCCAGATTCGATGGCTGATTGAGAGCACATACGCAGAACTTGAGGGTGAACCAGCTTCATGGCAGGAGCTTTCTGATAATTGGTTTGCCAGCGATTCTGCCAAGGAAATGCATGCAAAGAGAAACAGCAATATCTGGCAACTTGCGCTTGACGACCAGGAAGGCGTGCAGACCAGAATCAGTGAAATCGACACGATTCCCGTGGTTCTTTGCCGTCATCTTGATGACAAGAGTGTCACCTTCCTGGATGGGACTTCCCTGACATTTTCCCCTGACTTTAATTTTCCTATGGCAAAAGCCATTCACAGGAACCTTGTCAAGGTAGCCGATTACCATGTGAAGGAGACTCCCTGCGCGAAATTTGTCCCGTACCTGCACGAAAGACATGCTGTTGCCATAGTGCATGAAGACAACTCAATCTCCTGTAAAGGCGTAAAAGGGAATATAGAACTTTTCTATAGTGATACCCTGGGATTGTACATAAAGAAACAACATGCAAAGGAGGGGACATGAATGTCGCATTTGACCCTTGGATACCGGTAATCAACCACTGCGGAGAGCGTAATTTTGCCAGCATCCATGATGTTTTTGCCGAGGGGGAACAGTACGCTGATTTTGCCGTACGTCCCCATGAGCGGGTTGCACTGATGCGTTTACTCTTGTGCGTTGCTCATGCTGCGTTGAACGGGCCCAAAGACCTTGATGAATGGGAGCAGGTGCCACATCAGATTGCTGCCGCAACGGGTGCGTATCTCAAGCAATGGCAGGATTTCTTTGACCTGTTTCATCCAGAAAAACCGTGGCTGCAAATAGCAAATATCTCAAGGTTCCCCGACCAGAGTACTCCCACTGATGACTTGACTGGATGGACTTCGGTGTCAAAGCTGAATTTTACATGTGCAACTGGAAACAACAGTACGTTAAATGATCATGGTGGGATGTGCGAAACCCGTGTTTTTCCGATTGAGAGCACAATACTGTCAATGATTACTTTTTTATGTTTCTCAACGGGAGGACTCAGCTCGCAAATTTACTGGGATGGAAAACAAACAGCAAAAACAGCCCGTGATGCGCCATGTGTGCCTGCATCCATGATACATGCGTTTTTACGGGGAAAAACCCTTTTTGAAACAGTTTACCTTAACCTGATAACTCACGATGATATTGGAAAATGTTATGGGCATAAGGTTGGCCGCCCTGTATGGGAAAGCATGCCAGATTCATGGGATAATCAACTGTCGATTGATAACGCAACAAAGAGCTTTTCCGGACGTTTGATGCCTCTTTCGCGTTTTCTCCTTCTCCACCCTGGCGGTAATCATCTTTTGTTTGGTGAAGGCTTGGCCTATCCGAATTACGCGGAAGGGTTTTCTGCGGAACCCTCTGCAGCAGAGATTGTGAAGATGAAAAACAAAAAAGAAGAGCGAGCCTTGTTGTCTTTTCGTCCCTCGCGGCAGCTGTGGCGAGAGCTTGGTGCTCTTATGGTAAAGCGCAAAGCAGGTGAGGCTGGTGGCCCCCTTACACTGCTTAACCTAAGCGCAGAAGATGAATGTGATGTTACGGTTTCGGCATTGGCTCGTAATCAGGCAACAGTCGTTGATACTGTTGAATCTGTCTTTCATGTTCCCGGCAGACTCTCTACGGCAGTGGGAGTGAGTACGTATGAGAAGGAAGTGAAGTCGGCGGAGCAGCTTGCATCGCGTCTTGGCTGGGCAGTAGAGACGTATAGAATGGAACATGATGGTGGCTGGGAAGGGCGCTTAAAAAATGCCGGAGCAAGTTCGGGTGAACTCAGATCGAAGCTTTACTCAAAAGCGACAACGCACTATTGGACAGCAATAGAAAAGAATCTTGGTTACCTTATGGAGCACGTTCAGTCTATCGGAGGCGACCACGTTGATGAGACGAGGGAGAAATGGAGAAAAATGCTGTTCTATTCAGCTTGTGATGCATACCGCACTGCTTGTGGGCAGGAAACACCGAGACAGATTCGTGCCTTTGCCAAGGGCTGGCAAAAACTTACTGGCCAAAAGGCAAGTGCGCAAACAGTGAACCAGGAAGAGGAAGGAGTGAGCGATGAGTAGTTTACTGAAACGGCTTCAGGAGCGTAAGAATGACCGGGGAATCATGGCAAATTTGCGCTGTATCCTGACACCGAATAAGCGACACCGAGCCTGGCCTGCACTGAATCGGCTTGGA
This Chrysiogenes arsenatis DSM 11915 DNA region includes the following protein-coding sequences:
- a CDS encoding 3'-5' exonuclease, whose translation is MPENLIIAVDVETTGLSPAYGARVIEVAAVKMRTDGEIVETFSTFINPGVRIPQTVTNVHGITNAMLHGQPTPPQAWQQFADFIENHTLIAHNAQFDMRFIRHEYQLLKIPFTNYCHCTLKLSRQKYPELGSHALEHLARHVLGTLPPKTKLHRALSDAMLTAMVWGKMRREK
- a CDS encoding CRISPR-associated helicase/endonuclease Cas3, which encodes MRLHYFWAKTTEDDLPGVSVHQHMLNVGGVARCLANASPNLLERFGISPCQAGALAALHDIGKITPGFQCKCEGWLIENSLVDIGRKHSWQSETESDHGKVSQGALQDFLVTLGLPRRNASYIAAALGAHHGRIKQQPSGRSIPLAENDGIGIDWKGERQRCAEKILADFHIKDVSGLESFDGDSVATWWLAGLTTVSDWIGSDKRFFPTEKEKELFDSGPKASEALSAISFIPAKIQGGLSFSEIFGFSPNEMQERAIEAIAEPGVYVIEAPMGMGKTEAALGAAYQLLACGKANGLYFALPTQATSNRIHLRINEFLSKIAPHEGSSRLIHGQSWLMQSEVEFVPAATGVKGQHAEDARSGHDWFASTKRSLLASFGVGTIDQALLAVVAAKHFFVRYFALAGKVVVLDEVHSYDLYTGTLIDVLVSTLERLGCTVIILSATLSGKRRSQLLLTTGGSDAHNAPYPLISGRNRSGSISPVATLPPPSRTVNVEFTSNQSGMEQALVIAYAGGTVLWICNTVESAQSQYGKICEHVKNDFPVGLLHSRFPYWRRENLEELWMERLGKGEDNRCGCILVSTQIVEQSVDLDADLLVTELAPTDMLLQRLGRLWRHPRGNRPAEAIGPKVCIIDETATLEELRVMPPKEIVNALGNKAKVYAPYILLRTLELWKKLQSVEIPSQIRWLIESTYAELEGEPASWQELSDNWFASDSAKEMHAKRNSNIWQLALDDQEGVQTRISEIDTIPVVLCRHLDDKSVTFLDGTSLTFSPDFNFPMAKAIHRNLVKVADYHVKETPCAKFVPYLHERHAVAIVHEDNSISCKGVKGNIELFYSDTLGLYIKKQHAKEGT
- the casA gene encoding type I-E CRISPR-associated protein Cse1/CasA → MNVAFDPWIPVINHCGERNFASIHDVFAEGEQYADFAVRPHERVALMRLLLCVAHAALNGPKDLDEWEQVPHQIAAATGAYLKQWQDFFDLFHPEKPWLQIANISRFPDQSTPTDDLTGWTSVSKLNFTCATGNNSTLNDHGGMCETRVFPIESTILSMITFLCFSTGGLSSQIYWDGKQTAKTARDAPCVPASMIHAFLRGKTLFETVYLNLITHDDIGKCYGHKVGRPVWESMPDSWDNQLSIDNATKSFSGRLMPLSRFLLLHPGGNHLLFGEGLAYPNYAEGFSAEPSAAEIVKMKNKKEERALLSFRPSRQLWRELGALMVKRKAGEAGGPLTLLNLSAEDECDVTVSALARNQATVVDTVESVFHVPGRLSTAVGVSTYEKEVKSAEQLASRLGWAVETYRMEHDGGWEGRLKNAGASSGELRSKLYSKATTHYWTAIEKNLGYLMEHVQSIGGDHVDETREKWRKMLFYSACDAYRTACGQETPRQIRAFAKGWQKLTGQKASAQTVNQEEEGVSDE